The proteins below come from a single Treponema phagedenis genomic window:
- a CDS encoding CHAP domain-containing protein, whose translation MSLDEFVKKYLGKKVDYDGHYGAQCVDLFRQYCKDVLKIPHTGGVIGASELYTKYEKLPLEMKYFERIPRTKGKPQAGDVAVFMPTKGNKYGHVAIVISADNESMRVFEQDGFAQTGTYIVTRSYTYILGFLRKKEGIG comes from the coding sequence ATGAGCTTAGATGAGTTTGTAAAAAAATATCTCGGGAAAAAAGTAGACTATGACGGGCATTACGGCGCACAGTGCGTTGACCTTTTCCGGCAGTACTGTAAGGACGTGCTGAAAATCCCACACACAGGCGGAGTAATCGGCGCAAGCGAGTTATATACAAAATATGAAAAGCTGCCGCTAGAGATGAAGTATTTCGAGCGAATACCGCGTACAAAAGGAAAGCCGCAAGCAGGGGACGTTGCAGTTTTTATGCCGACAAAAGGGAATAAATACGGGCACGTGGCAATTGTTATTTCGGCAGACAATGAAAGTATGCGCGTATTTGAACAGGATGGCTTTGCACAAACGGGGACGTATATTGTTACCCGATCGTATACCTATATTTTAGGTTTTTTGCGAAAAAAGGAAGGGATTGGATGA
- a CDS encoding HNH endonuclease has protein sequence MKDSMRKTRLYVFNRDGFKCTVCGKKIDWTTGQMAHRIPKTKLNIKKYGIGIIDHAFNLRTTCSLKCNSAVLIDNNPAEKEQLIEAIRRQGKR, from the coding sequence ATGAAAGACTCTATGAGAAAAACACGCCTATACGTATTTAATCGAGACGGTTTTAAATGTACCGTTTGCGGTAAAAAAATAGATTGGACAACAGGACAGATGGCGCACAGAATACCAAAAACAAAACTAAACATAAAAAAGTACGGGATAGGCATTATAGACCATGCTTTTAATTTGCGAACAACATGCTCATTAAAATGTAATTCAGCCGTTTTAATTGACAACAATCCGGCAGAAAAAGAACAGCTCATTGAGGCGATACGGAGGCAGGGGAAGAGGTGA
- a CDS encoding DUF1064 domain-containing protein yields MSYSHWHKYKTAPKEQRTADGIVFASKAEMLRYKELRLLEKSGVIKNLELQPKFLIIPATEKGGRATHYVADFRYTTKGGVEIVEDVKGVKTEVYKLKKKLLLWQYPEINFYENKV; encoded by the coding sequence GTGAGCTATAGTCATTGGCATAAATATAAAACAGCCCCTAAAGAGCAGCGCACGGCAGACGGCATAGTTTTTGCAAGCAAGGCGGAAATGTTACGATACAAGGAGTTAAGACTTTTAGAAAAATCAGGCGTGATAAAAAACCTTGAATTACAACCTAAATTCTTAATTATCCCTGCAACGGAAAAAGGCGGAAGGGCAACCCATTATGTCGCCGATTTTCGCTACACGACAAAAGGCGGGGTAGAAATAGTCGAGGATGTGAAGGGTGTTAAGACGGAAGTGTATAAGCTAAAGAAAAAGCTTTTATTATGGCAATATCCGGAAATCAATTTTTACGAGAACAAAGTATAA